The DNA window AAGacaccctcctccctcatgtggtacccttcctgcagaatcatcctgacatgaccctgatactgactgttacttttgattttgaccccccaccacccaccaccccttttgttcagggacacattattcacatttacatttaagtcatttagcagacgctcttatccagagcgacttacaaattggtgcattcaccttatgacatccagtggaacagccactttacaatagtgcatctaaatcttttaaggggggggggggtgagaaggattactttatcctatcctaggtattccttaaagaggtggggtttcaggtgtctccggaaggtggtgattgactccgctgtcctggcgtcgtgagggagtttgttccaccattggggggccagagcagcgaacagttttgcctgggctgagcgggaactgtacttcctcagtggtagggaggcgagcaggccagaggtggatgaacgcagtgcccttgtttgggtgtagggcctgatcagagcctggaggtactgaggtgctgttcccctcacagctccgtaggcaagcaccatggtcttgtagcagatgcgagcttcaactggaagccagtggagagagcggaggagcggggtgacgtgagagaacttgggaaggttgaacaccagacgggctgcggcgttctggatgagttgtaggggtttaatggcacaggcagggagcccagccaacagcgagttgcagtaatccagacgggagatgacaagtgcctggattaggacctgcgccgcttcctgtgtgaggcagggtcgtactctgcggatgttgtagagcagtggtcaccaaactacggcccgcgggccggatacGGCCCGTCAGCACATTTGGCCCGGCCCTCTGAACAATACCAGAGACGCTATCAAATTTTTTTCCTATTTGGCCTCCAGAAAAAAAATCCTAGGCCCGGCCCTGTCAAAGAGAGAACGGAATAATGGCGAAAAGGTTAGGTAAGAGAAAAATTGATTCAGAATGCAGGGTATTTAACCTGCAGTGGACAAACGATTATTTTTTTGTTCAATGCAAAGAAAAGGCTgtttataatatatgccatttagctgacgcttttatccaaagcgacttacagtcatgtgtgcatacattctacgtatgggtggtcccgggaatcgaacccactaccctggcgttacaagcgccatgctctaccaactgagccacagaaggaccacattatcTCATCTGTCAAGAGACGGTGGCGGTATTCAAAGAATACAATCTTCGCCGACACTATGAATCCCTTGTAACTTGCAGCTACAAGGCGAGGGGAAACTCATTTGCGACATGTATTCACACATAAAAGCATTTGAGGTGAAATTAGCGCTGCTTTTGGAACAAGTGAAAAAGCGCAACTTCGTCCATCTTCCTGCTACCCAAAACCTGTCGACAGAGAACCCAGCGGTCCCGTTCCCAGCTGAAAAGTGCGTGGAAGCACTGGAAATGCTGAAGGCAGAGTTCGGTGTGCGATTCAGTGAACTACATGTTCATGCAAAAGAAATCCGTCTTTTTCAGAACCCCTTTGTTGCCGACATTGATGAAGCCCAGCCTTCATATCAGTTTGAGTTGGCTGAGTTACAGAACTGTGATGTTCTGAAAGACGCATTCAAGCCCAACAGTCTCATTGACTTCTATGCCGCCCTCCCAAACGACACATATCCAAACATCAAAACACGCAATGAAAATGTCCACAGTTTTTGGCAGCACGTATATCTGCGAGAAAACCTTTTCTCGCATGAAACTGCTGAAAACCCCGATGAGATCAAGATTGACAGATGAACATTTGCATCAGTGCTTGAGACTGGCTGTAACTAGAATGGAACCTGATATTCAACTTCTCACCAGCCAGATGCAGGCCCACAGTTCACACTGATGAACATACATAGGTAAGCTCACTTTTCTGACTTGAATGAGTCATTCTGAGCATAAACAAATATAATCATAATAAAATCTACTGGGATAAaatccatctttacaaccatactGGTAGTGAAATGTATTGTGCTGTGTAGGTGCTGTATCACTTAGTTCAGTTTCTCAACCTGCTTCTTTTGTGGTTTTTCACAGGGAAGTTGATGAGAGAGAGCTGCAAACAGCGGTGTCTACAAGCCTACTGGAACCTACAAAAGGATTATAAGGAAGGAACACAAGAACTTTAAGAGACTGCTCATATGTGTCAGAGAGATTCTGCTCTGACAACTGAGCTGAACTTTTATCTGTTAAGATTGTGCATGGCACGACAGAAAGTTAATGTTccatggctttttttttttttctatgaAGAACCCAGAGAGGGTTATttagttattatttatttcattaatagTGTTATTATTTGTTTCCTGACTTTTTTTTCTGTAAAGAACCTGGAAAGGGTTATTTGGTTATGTGTGGCTTTCTggaaaacaatacattttttaagcTCCCCTACGATCGTCACACTTTTTCTGTTACAAACTGACACCGGCCCCCCATCAGAGAAGGGAAAAGTTATGTGGCCCTCACAGGAAAAAGTTTGGGGACCcctgttgtagagcatgaacctacaggaacgggccaccgccttgatgttagttgagaacgacagggtgttatccaggatcacgccaaggttcttagcgctctgggaggaggacacaatggagttgtcaaccgtgatggcgagatcatggaacgggcagtccttccccgggaggaagagcagctccatcttgccgaggttcagcttgaggtggtgatccgtcatccacactgatatgtctgccagacatgcagagatgcgattcgccacctggtgatcagaagggggaaaggagaagattaattgtgtgtcgtctgcatagcaatgataggagagaccatgtgaggttatgacagagccaagtgacttggtgtatagcgagaataggagagggcctagaacagagccctgggggacaccagtggtgagagcgcgtggtgaggagacagattctcgccacgccacctggtaggagcgacctgtcaggtaggacgcaatccaagcgtgggccgcgccggagatgcccaactcggagagggtggagaggaggatctgatggttcacagtatcgaaggcagccgataggtctagaaggatgagagcagaggagagagagttagctttagcagtgcggagcgcctccgtgatacagagaagagcagtctcagttgaatgactagtcttgaaacctgactgatttggatcaagaaggtcattctgagagagatagcgggagagctggccaaggacggcacgttcaagagttttggagagaaaagaaagaagggatactggtctgtagttgttgacatcggagggatcgagtgtaggttttttcagaaggggtgcaactctcgctctcttgaagacggaagggacgtagccagcggtcagggatgagttgatgagcgaggtgaggtaagggagaaggtctccggaaatggtctggagaagagaggaggggatagggtcaagcgggcaggttgttgggcggccggccgtcacaagacgcaagatttcatctggagagagagggaagaaagaggtcagagcacagggtagggcagtgtgagcagaaccagcggtgtcgtttgacttagcaaacgaggatcggatgtcgtcgaccttcttttcaaaatggttgacgaagtcatctgcagagagggaggaggggggggagggggaggaggattcaggagggaggagaaggtggcaaagagcttcctagggttagaggcagatgcttggaatttagagtggtagaaagtggctttagcagcagagacagaggaggaaaatgtagagaggagggagtgaaaggatgccaggtccgcagggaggcgagttttcctccatttccgctcggctgcccggagccctgttccatttatgttagtcacatgtctgtggaatttgttcagtttatgtctcagttgttgaatcttgttatgttcatataaatatttacacatgttaagtttgctgaaaataaaacgcagttgacagtgagaggacgtttattttctTGCTGAGTTTTACTATGTAGGGTATAAATAAGGCTGAACAgtagctgaggagacagacagagtgtgaTGGCAGCAGGAGAGAACTATAGGTCGGCTACTGTAGTAACTTACAGACATGTAGGAGCGGGTTCCCACAAAGGAGTTGGCCATGGAGTCGATGAGCTGACCGCTCACTCCAAAGTCACACAGCTTGATCTCACCACGGGAGCTAACCAAGATGTTCGATGGCTTCACAtctgagagacaggcagagagagagacaggcagggagggagacaggcagggagggagacaggcagggagggagacaggcagggagggagacaggcaggaggagacaggcaggagggagacaggcagagagggagacaggcagagaggagacaggcagggaggagacaggcagggagggagacaggcagggaggagacaggcagagagggagacaggcagagagggagacaggcagagaggagacaggcagagagggagacaggcagagagggagacaggcagagagggagacaggcagaggggagacaggcagagagggagacaggcagagagggagacaggcagggagggagacaggcagggagggagacaggcagggagggagacaggtagagaggagacaggcagggagggagacacagggagagacagggagagggagacaggtaga is part of the Oncorhynchus keta strain PuntledgeMale-10-30-2019 chromosome 26, Oket_V2, whole genome shotgun sequence genome and encodes:
- the map2k1 gene encoding dual specificity mitogen-activated protein kinase kinase 1 isoform X2; this translates as MANSFVGTRSYMSTISGDLLPYLTSLINSSLTAGYVPSVFKRARVAPLLKKPTLDPSDVNNYRPVSLLSFLSKTLERAVLGQLSRYLSQNDLLDPNQSGFKTSHSTETALLCITEALRTAKANSLSSALILLDLSAAFDTVNHQILLSTLSELGISGAAHAWIASYLTGRSYQVANRISACLADISVWMTDHHLKLNLGKMELLFLPGKDCPFHDLAITVDNSIVSSSQSAKNLGVILDNTLSFSTNIKAVARSCRFMLYNRGPQTFSCEGHITFPFSDGGPVSVCNRKSVTIVGELKKCIVFQKATHNQITLSRFFTEKKVRKQIITLLMK